A genomic window from Chrysoperla carnea chromosome 3, inChrCarn1.1, whole genome shotgun sequence includes:
- the LOC123295667 gene encoding RNA-binding protein 42, giving the protein MDDKLRQMEDEMNRFEAEISGESRQVIGVNTFNQVQQKLQSDFTGFGSFPPPPPPPPILIPQQVRSSAATYSAPASVVVSQPAVVTATPKIYAAKATVLSNPVINIPAVLNIPAIQAEVEKKLKKLKPDKPSIAAEVAISQGKASSALQSFGTDEHKRNKKGKKIIRTAGGQIWEDQTLLDWDDDDFRLFCGDLGNDVTDELLIRTFNKYPSFQKARVVRDKRTNKSKGFGFISFKDPGDFIKAMKEMNGRYVGSRPIKLRKSCWKNRNLDIVRKKEKEKVALINLLTSGNNGR; this is encoded by the exons ATGGATGATAAATTAAGACAAATGGAAGATGAAATGAACAG gtttGAGGCCGAAATATCGGGTGAATCAAGGCAAGTAATTGGCGTTAACACATTTAATCAAGTCCAACAAAAATTACAATCCGATTTCACAGGTTTCGGCAGTTTTCCTCCTCCACCACCCCCACCTCCAATACTAATCCCACAACAAGTTCGGAGTAGTGCAGCCACATATTCAGCTCCCGCTAGTGTTGTTGTATCCCAACCAGCTGTCGTAACAGCTACACCAAAAATTTACGCAGCCAAAGCAACAGTTTTATCCAATCCCGTTATTAATATCCCAGCCGTATTAAATATCCCAGCAATTCAAGCCGAAGTGGAAAAgaaattgaagaaattaaaacCAGATAAACCAAGTATTGCTGCAGAAGTTGCCATCAGTCAAGGTAAAGCGAGCAGTGCTCTACAATCATTTGGTACCGATGAACATAAACGTAATAAAAAAGGGAAGAAAATTATACGAACAGCTGGTGGACAAATATGGGAAGATCAAACGTTATTAGATTGGGACGATGATGATTTTCGATTGTTTTGCGGTGATTTGGGAAACGATGTAACGGATGAACTGTTAATTcgtacatttaataaatatccatCGTTTCAAAAAGCTCGCGTTGTACGAGATAAGCGAACAAATAAAAGTAAAGGTTTTGGATTCATTAGTTTTAAGGATCCAGGAGATTTTATCAAGGCTATGAAAGAAATGaatg GACGTTATGTTGGTAGCCGACCAATAAAATTACGTAAAAGTTGTTGGAAAAATCGTAATTTGGATATTGTAcgaaaaaaagaaaaggaaaaagtagcattaattaatttactcaCATCTGGTAACAATGGACGAtaa
- the LOC123295668 gene encoding uncharacterized protein LOC123295668, giving the protein MTFYTIITFTCILHNIITVVNGYPSWKNMDRSQNLLINNIDKKKDGSAFISRGWAAGGMPFNVLYLSQPPPTRMNNLSPASTLSSFKQHKMTSSTNQKHNSKSNEIVNQTPRHPPAPAGTRKNTFRKSYSVIPQLFVSYGWGPLGRK; this is encoded by the coding sequence ATGACTTTCTACACGATAATAACTTTTACATGCATATTACATAACATCATCACCGTTGTAAATGGTTATCCAAGTTGGAAAAATATGGATAGatctcaaaatttattaataaataatattgataagaaAAAAGATGGATCTGCGTTTATATCTCGAGGATGGGCTGCAGGTGGTATGCCATTCAATGTCCTATACTTGAGTCAACCTCCACCGACACGAATGAATAATCTATCACCGGCTTCAACGCTATCATCATTTAAACAACATAAAATGACTTCGTCAACAAATCAAAAacataattcaaaatcaaatgaaatCGTAAATCAAACGCCACGACATCCTCCAGCTCCTGCTGGTACCCGAAAGAATACATTTCGTAAATCGTATTCGGTGATACCACAATTATTTGTCTCCTATGGATGGGGTCCCTTAGGACGTAAATAG